A stretch of Pseudoprevotella muciniphila DNA encodes these proteins:
- a CDS encoding LytR/AlgR family response regulator transcription factor: MTIRCAIIDDEPLALELLESYVSRTPFLELRGKYSSAIEALGEIKESPVDLVFVDIQMPNLSGLEFSKLLPDETKIVFTTAFDKYALDGYRVQALDYLLKPISYTDFLAAANKALKWLDGHGEAAVHEEDNQVDSMFVKSDYKLVRIFFKDITYVEGLKDYVKIYLDTSRSPILSLTSMHTIESYLPHPKFLRTHRSYIVNMEKVNVMERGQIVFGDKYIPISDTHRAQVHEYIEQRTLGR, translated from the coding sequence ATGACTATCAGATGTGCAATAATAGACGATGAGCCTTTAGCACTTGAGTTGCTTGAGAGTTACGTATCGCGCACGCCCTTTCTTGAGTTGCGCGGGAAATATTCGAGTGCCATAGAGGCTCTGGGCGAAATAAAGGAAAGTCCTGTTGACCTGGTGTTTGTTGACATACAGATGCCCAACCTGAGTGGTCTGGAGTTTTCCAAACTACTGCCGGACGAGACGAAGATAGTGTTCACCACTGCCTTCGACAAATACGCGCTCGACGGTTATCGTGTCCAGGCTTTGGACTACCTGCTGAAGCCTATCAGTTACACTGATTTCTTAGCGGCAGCAAACAAGGCGCTGAAATGGCTTGACGGACATGGTGAAGCAGCGGTTCACGAGGAAGACAATCAGGTGGACTCCATGTTTGTGAAGAGCGACTACAAACTGGTGCGTATTTTCTTCAAGGACATAACTTATGTTGAAGGCCTGAAAGACTACGTGAAGATATATCTCGACACGAGCCGCAGTCCTATTCTGTCCCTTACTTCGATGCACACGATAGAGAGTTACCTTCCCCACCCCAAGTTTCTGCGTACTCACAGGTCGTATATAGTAAACATGGAGAAGGTCAACGTGATGGAGCGCGGCCAGATAGTGTTCGGCGACAAATATATTCCTATTTCCGATACTCATCGCGCTCAGGTACATGAATACATAGAGCAGCGCACTCTGGGTCGCTGA
- a CDS encoding DUF4468 domain-containing protein: MKRVLLILSMVLPLCLFGQNNEAKYLAGAVPVENGFVTFKKDFTATGKSKAEIFAAIRDYTLSQIVEGDNHLPQSRFTALDEEEGIIAASIEETLYFRRSALVTHSTRFFYQLVYQIADGKFSVEMRRLHYLYDEATAAGIPEQEMPAEKWIVDSEALNKSKTKLTRIAGKFRRYTIDRKDEIFLGVAQAVGADKKVEIRESY, from the coding sequence ATGAAAAGAGTTCTCCTTATATTAAGTATGGTGCTTCCATTGTGCCTCTTTGGCCAGAACAACGAAGCCAAATACCTGGCGGGCGCTGTGCCGGTAGAGAATGGTTTTGTAACATTCAAGAAAGACTTCACTGCAACAGGCAAGTCGAAGGCAGAGATTTTTGCAGCCATTCGCGACTACACGCTGAGCCAGATTGTTGAAGGCGACAACCACCTGCCCCAGTCGCGCTTCACGGCATTGGACGAAGAAGAAGGCATCATTGCAGCCAGCATTGAAGAGACGCTTTACTTCCGCCGCTCCGCACTTGTTACTCACAGCACCCGCTTCTTCTACCAACTGGTGTATCAGATAGCCGACGGCAAGTTCAGTGTTGAGATGCGCCGTCTGCACTACCTCTACGATGAAGCCACAGCCGCAGGCATTCCCGAACAGGAGATGCCGGCAGAAAAGTGGATTGTGGACAGCGAAGCACTGAACAAGTCAAAGACAAAACTGACCCGCATTGCAGGCAAGTTCCGCCGCTACACCATCGACCGTAAGGACGAGATATTCCTTGGTGTGGCTCAGGCTGTCGGTGCTGACAAGAAGGTAGAAATCCGCGAGAGTTACTAA
- the fabD gene encoding ACP S-malonyltransferase has translation MKAFVFPGQGAQFVGMGKDLYEKHPIARQYFDSANDILGFDITDIMFDGTDEELKQTKVTQPAVFLHSVINALCLGDDFTPDMVAGHSLGELSALTAAGCLSFESGLMLVSARAKAMQKACELRPSTMAAIIALDDDVIEGICSEVSNGDEIVVPANYNCPGQLVISGTVDAVNTACTMLKEAGAKRALILNVSGGFHSPMMQPAKEELEAAIAATTFSAPRCPVYQNVDGEAHTDAEEIKANLIQQLTSPVRWTKEVNAMVAAGATDFIECGPGKALQGMIAKICKGNADISIRGIGE, from the coding sequence ATGAAAGCATTCGTATTCCCTGGCCAAGGTGCCCAGTTTGTGGGCATGGGCAAAGACCTTTATGAGAAGCACCCTATTGCCCGCCAATACTTTGATTCAGCAAACGACATTCTCGGTTTCGACATCACGGACATCATGTTCGACGGCACTGACGAAGAACTCAAGCAGACAAAGGTTACCCAGCCGGCAGTGTTCCTCCACAGTGTAATTAACGCACTTTGTCTTGGCGACGATTTCACCCCCGACATGGTGGCAGGTCATTCTCTTGGTGAACTTTCTGCGCTCACGGCAGCAGGTTGCCTGAGTTTTGAGAGCGGCCTGATGTTGGTTTCTGCCCGCGCAAAGGCTATGCAGAAGGCTTGCGAGTTGCGTCCCTCGACGATGGCTGCCATCATAGCGCTCGACGACGATGTGATAGAAGGCATCTGCAGCGAGGTGAGCAACGGCGACGAGATTGTTGTTCCTGCCAACTACAACTGCCCCGGACAACTCGTTATCAGCGGCACCGTGGATGCCGTGAACACTGCCTGCACCATGCTGAAAGAAGCGGGTGCCAAGCGTGCCTTGATTTTGAACGTGAGCGGTGGTTTCCACTCACCCATGATGCAGCCTGCCAAGGAAGAACTTGAAGCCGCCATTGCTGCCACCACATTCAGTGCTCCCCGCTGTCCTGTTTATCAGAACGTTGACGGTGAGGCTCATACTGACGCAGAAGAAATCAAAGCCAACCTCATCCAGCAGTTAACTTCTCCTGTCCGCTGGACGAAAGAAGTGAATGCCATGGTTGCTGCCGGTGCCACAGATTTCATTGAATGCGGTCCGGGCAAGGCTCTTCAAGGCATGATTGCCAAGATTTGCAAAGGCAATGCCGACATCAGCATCAGAGGCATAGGCGAATAA
- a CDS encoding alpha-amylase family glycosyl hydrolase: MSIHAIYQLLPRLFGNIGGKNTPSGSIEDNGCGKMDSITPQVLRRIKSFGYSHVWYTGLLEHATKTDYSRYGIATDHPAVVKGTAGSPYAIKDYYDIDPDLATDPAQRMAEFENLVARTHQAGLKVIIDFVPNHVARQYHSDAHPAGVADLGADDDMTRAFSADNNFYYIPNERLHCDNFCPGADYMESPAKATGNDRFDAWPDRNDWYETIKLNYGVDYVGGRVHHFNPIPNTWKKMTDILLFWCGKGIDAFRCDMAEMVPVDFWHYATAAVKEQYPHIEFVAEVYDPNQYRNYIHYGGFDYLYNKVGLYDTLRAVMRHEASASAITSEWQKVDDIRSHMLNFLENHDEQRIASDFFSGTAQAGFPAFIVCALLDRAPVMLYAGQELGERGMDAEGFSGRDGRTTIFDYWCVDSLRKLCKGKKSFTKSERALYDTYERIVSMSGRDIVTQGENYDLMYANYGDTCVFDYHHLFAFIRRHGSETLLVVVNFDEKEHQTRLTIPAHAFDFLKMKEGKYTAKDLLTDTDVQITLKRYGITEITVPAQSGVVLEF; the protein is encoded by the coding sequence ATGAGCATACACGCGATATATCAGTTGCTCCCACGCCTGTTTGGCAATATAGGCGGCAAGAACACCCCTTCGGGTAGCATTGAAGACAATGGCTGCGGCAAGATGGACAGTATTACGCCGCAGGTGCTACGCCGCATCAAGTCGTTCGGCTACAGCCACGTTTGGTACACAGGTCTTCTGGAGCATGCCACAAAGACAGACTACAGCCGTTACGGCATTGCGACGGACCATCCGGCAGTGGTAAAAGGCACTGCAGGCTCTCCATACGCCATCAAGGACTACTACGACATCGACCCCGACCTTGCCACTGACCCTGCGCAGCGGATGGCAGAGTTTGAAAATCTTGTTGCACGCACACACCAAGCCGGTCTGAAAGTGATTATCGACTTCGTTCCTAACCACGTGGCACGTCAGTACCACAGCGACGCTCACCCTGCAGGTGTTGCCGATTTGGGTGCCGATGACGACATGACCCGTGCTTTCAGTGCTGACAATAATTTCTATTATATTCCAAACGAGCGTCTGCATTGCGATAATTTCTGCCCTGGCGCTGACTACATGGAGTCGCCTGCCAAGGCTACAGGCAACGACCGCTTCGATGCCTGGCCCGACCGCAACGACTGGTACGAAACCATAAAACTGAACTATGGTGTGGACTATGTTGGTGGACGTGTGCATCACTTCAACCCCATTCCCAACACATGGAAGAAGATGACCGACATCCTGCTATTCTGGTGTGGTAAGGGCATAGATGCTTTCCGCTGCGACATGGCAGAGATGGTGCCTGTTGACTTCTGGCATTATGCCACGGCTGCAGTAAAAGAGCAGTATCCGCACATCGAATTCGTGGCAGAAGTTTACGATCCCAATCAATATAGGAACTACATCCATTATGGCGGTTTCGACTATTTATATAATAAGGTAGGGCTTTACGACACTCTCCGTGCCGTAATGCGCCATGAGGCTTCAGCATCTGCCATTACCAGCGAATGGCAAAAGGTGGACGACATCCGCTCTCACATGCTCAACTTCCTTGAGAACCACGACGAGCAGCGCATTGCCTCCGACTTTTTCTCGGGCACTGCACAGGCAGGCTTTCCTGCTTTCATCGTCTGTGCCCTACTCGACCGCGCTCCGGTGATGCTCTATGCCGGCCAGGAACTCGGCGAGCGCGGCATGGACGCAGAAGGCTTCAGCGGCCGCGACGGCAGAACCACTATTTTTGACTATTGGTGTGTCGATTCACTCCGAAAGTTGTGTAAAGGGAAGAAGAGTTTCACAAAATCCGAACGCGCGCTCTATGACACCTACGAACGCATTGTCAGCATGAGCGGACGAGACATCGTGACGCAGGGCGAGAATTACGACCTGATGTATGCCAACTATGGCGACACGTGCGTTTTCGACTATCATCACCTATTTGCTTTCATCAGGCGTCATGGCAGCGAGACACTGCTTGTGGTAGTGAATTTCGACGAGAAAGAGCACCAGACGCGTCTGACGATTCCTGCCCACGCCTTCGATTTCCTGAAAATGAAGGAAGGCAAATACACGGCAAAAGATCTGCTTACTGACACAGACGTACAAATTACACTTAAGCGCTACGGGATAACAGAGATAACTGTTCCGGCGCAGAGCGGGGTTGTGTTGGAGTTTTAG
- a CDS encoding amino acid ABC transporter substrate-binding protein: MKNVRTLLGSCLVILFLAVGIVPVLAQSGVIQYRVQEHETLYGISRQHGTTIEKIISVNPGLQPENLKAGQTIKIPTEARNSTQVAKEGGQHEVMEGETIWGISHKYGLTISELISANPEMNNSDYVLRAGSTLNIPSRNKSSARPSASSKPEQKAVASSQGKSKEIKIAIVMPMSGDKPEVGRCAEFYRGLLMAAETMKQRGKTITIYPYEESSDGDVLSILGQIEKNGVDIIYGPLYPSHFATMGVFTNRTGIKAIVPFSSKVESVNSCRNMYIVNTPAKVQNTNACTLFKKHFPGSHVVFLRTSQTQDDFVAAMKSNLRQDQYSELPMGFSNNDILSIASGKRELVLIPTDKSEGTLKETLTRLERLRSEMPKIKTVLFGYPEWEKFQETYVHRLCAADAYVFASFYYNPYDASTTSKMEAYKKRYGAPMLNFYPRYGLLGYDVGLQTMSNYFNYGKSFTTQVSSEAYLQSLLKFQSANKDGGYVNGNVWFMHFRTDNTIERISSR; encoded by the coding sequence ATGAAAAATGTTCGCACGCTACTCGGTTCCTGTCTTGTAATACTGTTCTTGGCTGTGGGGATAGTCCCTGTTCTTGCTCAGAGCGGAGTAATACAGTACAGGGTTCAGGAACACGAGACTTTATACGGCATATCCAGACAACACGGCACGACTATCGAGAAGATTATCAGCGTCAACCCGGGTCTTCAGCCTGAGAACCTGAAGGCCGGGCAGACCATCAAGATTCCCACCGAAGCGCGTAATTCTACGCAAGTGGCGAAGGAAGGCGGTCAGCATGAGGTTATGGAAGGTGAGACCATCTGGGGTATCTCTCACAAATATGGTCTTACCATCAGCGAACTTATTTCCGCCAATCCGGAAATGAATAACAGCGACTACGTTTTGCGTGCAGGCAGCACACTCAACATACCTTCCCGTAATAAATCTTCTGCTCGCCCTTCGGCTTCTTCGAAGCCCGAGCAAAAAGCCGTTGCATCGTCCCAAGGCAAATCCAAAGAGATTAAAATTGCTATCGTGATGCCTATGTCAGGCGACAAGCCCGAAGTGGGTCGTTGCGCCGAGTTCTACCGCGGTCTGTTGATGGCTGCAGAAACGATGAAACAGCGCGGCAAGACCATTACGATATATCCCTACGAAGAGAGTTCGGACGGCGACGTCCTGTCCATTTTGGGGCAGATAGAAAAGAATGGTGTGGACATCATCTACGGTCCGCTCTATCCCAGTCATTTTGCCACTATGGGTGTATTCACCAACCGGACGGGCATCAAGGCGATTGTACCCTTCTCCTCGAAGGTGGAATCGGTGAACAGTTGCAGGAACATGTACATTGTCAACACCCCTGCGAAGGTGCAGAACACCAATGCCTGCACGCTGTTCAAGAAACATTTCCCGGGCTCGCACGTTGTATTTCTGAGGACTTCGCAGACTCAGGACGACTTTGTTGCAGCCATGAAATCGAACTTGCGGCAGGACCAATACAGCGAGTTACCGATGGGTTTCTCCAACAATGACATACTGTCCATAGCATCGGGCAAGAGAGAACTGGTGCTCATTCCTACGGACAAGAGCGAAGGCACGCTGAAAGAGACACTGACGCGTCTGGAACGTCTGCGCAGCGAAATGCCTAAGATAAAGACTGTGCTCTTCGGTTATCCTGAGTGGGAGAAATTCCAGGAGACCTACGTTCACCGTCTGTGCGCTGCCGATGCCTACGTGTTCGCTTCGTTCTACTACAACCCCTACGATGCTTCCACCACCTCGAAGATGGAGGCATACAAGAAGCGCTATGGTGCCCCTATGCTGAATTTCTATCCCCGCTATGGTCTGCTCGGCTATGACGTGGGGCTTCAGACGATGTCGAACTACTTCAACTATGGCAAGTCGTTCACCACACAGGTCAGCAGCGAAGCATACTTACAGAGTCTGCTGAAGTTCCAGTCGGCGAACAAAGACGGTGGCTACGTGAACGGCAACGTCTGGTTCATGCATTTCAGGACAGACAACACAATAGAACGCATTTCTTCAAGATAG
- a CDS encoding porin family protein has protein sequence MLNKIKFSAVFLFFLVCVTAFSQVGEYRNTLSLGANGGMTFNTISFDPHIKQNSHIGPTFGVTMRYTCEKYFKTLCALQLELNYTRLGWTEHVLDHNSEELPDEYSRYLDYIQLPMLARLSWGRENNGVMFSIMAGPQLGYCFGETSKRSEVWTVTADGLPDRPNMLSVQYDMDIDHKLDYGITGGLGIDVNTKIGRFSIEGRYYYGLADIFASAKKDVFSKSNHQTISAKISYLIDIK, from the coding sequence ATGCTAAATAAAATCAAGTTTTCGGCAGTCTTCCTGTTTTTCCTGGTGTGCGTTACGGCATTTTCCCAAGTCGGGGAATACCGCAATACGTTGTCGCTCGGCGCTAATGGCGGCATGACGTTCAACACGATTTCTTTTGACCCTCACATCAAGCAGAATTCGCACATCGGCCCTACTTTCGGCGTGACGATGCGCTATACTTGCGAAAAATACTTCAAGACGCTCTGCGCCCTGCAGTTGGAGTTGAACTATACTCGCCTCGGCTGGACTGAGCATGTGCTGGACCATAATTCAGAAGAACTGCCTGACGAATACAGCCGTTATCTCGACTACATACAACTTCCCATGCTTGCTCGCTTGAGTTGGGGGCGCGAGAACAATGGTGTGATGTTCAGCATTATGGCAGGTCCGCAACTGGGTTATTGCTTTGGCGAGACATCAAAACGCAGCGAGGTCTGGACTGTAACTGCCGATGGTCTGCCCGACCGCCCCAACATGCTTTCTGTACAATACGACATGGACATTGACCACAAATTAGACTATGGCATAACAGGAGGCTTGGGCATTGACGTCAACACTAAAATCGGGCGTTTCTCGATTGAAGGGCGCTACTACTATGGTTTGGCGGACATCTTTGCCAGTGCCAAGAAGGACGTATTCTCGAAGTCGAATCACCAGACCATCAGTGCCAAGATATCCTATCTGATTGATATCAAGTAA
- the folD gene encoding bifunctional methylenetetrahydrofolate dehydrogenase/methenyltetrahydrofolate cyclohydrolase FolD — MTIIDGKATAAKIKEEIAQRVKDIVAAGGKRPHLAAVLVGHDGGSETYVRNKVLACQACGFESTLVRYEDDITEEELLQCVEKLNNDKDVDGFIVQLPLPKHINEQKIIEAIDYKKDVDGFHPINVGRMAIGLPCYISATPKGILELLRRYNVETSGKKCAILGRSNIVGKPMAQLMMQKQYGDATVVVLHSHSQNLKEECRQADIVIAAIGSPEFVTADMVKPGAVVIDVGTTRVPDASRKSGFRLSGDVKFDEVSKICNAITPVPGGVGPMTICMLMLNTLAAGERKYYP; from the coding sequence ATGACCATTATCGACGGAAAAGCCACCGCAGCAAAAATAAAGGAAGAAATAGCACAGAGAGTAAAGGACATCGTAGCTGCAGGAGGCAAGCGCCCACACCTTGCAGCGGTGCTCGTGGGGCACGACGGAGGTAGCGAAACATACGTCAGGAACAAAGTGCTCGCTTGCCAGGCATGCGGATTTGAAAGCACACTCGTCAGATATGAAGACGACATCACAGAGGAAGAACTCCTCCAGTGTGTGGAAAAACTCAATAACGACAAGGACGTTGATGGATTCATCGTGCAACTGCCATTGCCAAAACACATCAACGAACAGAAAATCATCGAGGCCATCGACTACAAAAAAGACGTTGACGGCTTCCATCCCATCAACGTAGGGCGTATGGCAATAGGTCTGCCGTGCTACATTTCTGCCACACCAAAAGGCATTCTTGAACTACTGCGCCGTTACAATGTGGAAACAAGCGGAAAAAAATGCGCCATTCTCGGACGCTCAAACATCGTAGGCAAACCTATGGCGCAACTCATGATGCAAAAGCAATACGGCGACGCAACGGTCGTAGTGCTACATTCGCACAGTCAGAACCTCAAGGAAGAATGCCGCCAAGCCGACATCGTCATAGCAGCCATCGGCAGTCCGGAATTTGTAACAGCCGACATGGTAAAGCCAGGAGCCGTGGTCATCGATGTAGGCACCACGCGGGTGCCCGACGCATCACGAAAGAGCGGATTTCGCCTCTCCGGTGATGTGAAGTTTGACGAAGTGTCAAAAATATGCAACGCCATAACCCCTGTTCCGGGTGGAGTAGGGCCCATGACCATCTGCATGCTCATGCTCAACACCCTCGCTGCAGGCGAGAGAAAATACTATCCATAA
- the ffh gene encoding signal recognition particle protein has translation MFESLSERLERSFKILKGEGKITEVNVADALKDVRKALIAADVNYKVAKTFIDSVKQKAMGMNVLTAVRPKEMMIKVVHDELAILMGGEAQPINLQGRPAIILMSGLQGSGKTTMSGKLAYMLKKDKKQHKPLLVACDVYRPAAIDQLKVLGDQLEVPVYSEEGNKNPVEIALNAVQHAKAKGNDIVIVDTAGRLAVDEEMMDEIENLKKSLNPSETLFVVDAMTGQDAVNTAKEFNERIDFDGVVLTKLDGDTRGGAALSIRTVVDKPIKFVGIGEKMDALNVFHPQRMADRILGMGDVVSLVERAQQAIDEKEAEELERKLRKNKFDFEDFLNQIQTIKKMGNIKDLVSMIPGVGKAVKDVDIDDNAFKSVEAIIRSMTPKERKEPSLLANQSRKIRIAKGSGTTIQEVNRLIKQFDDMRKMMKQMNAMDKKGMMGKMKAMRQMQQMQQNGPKI, from the coding sequence ATGTTTGAAAGTTTAAGCGAAAGACTCGAAAGATCGTTCAAAATACTCAAGGGTGAAGGAAAAATCACGGAAGTGAACGTGGCAGATGCCCTTAAGGACGTAAGAAAAGCGCTCATTGCAGCCGACGTCAACTATAAAGTGGCAAAAACCTTCATCGACTCCGTCAAGCAGAAGGCAATGGGTATGAACGTGCTCACTGCCGTCAGACCCAAGGAAATGATGATAAAGGTGGTGCACGACGAACTCGCCATACTCATGGGAGGCGAAGCGCAGCCCATCAACCTGCAAGGACGTCCGGCAATCATTCTCATGTCAGGTCTGCAGGGCTCGGGTAAAACCACCATGTCGGGCAAACTGGCGTATATGCTGAAAAAGGATAAGAAGCAACATAAGCCTCTCCTCGTGGCGTGCGACGTGTACAGACCTGCCGCCATCGACCAACTCAAAGTGCTCGGAGACCAACTCGAAGTACCTGTTTATAGCGAAGAAGGCAACAAGAACCCTGTGGAAATAGCACTAAACGCGGTGCAGCACGCTAAGGCGAAAGGAAACGACATCGTCATCGTCGATACCGCAGGACGACTCGCTGTGGATGAGGAGATGATGGACGAAATAGAAAACCTCAAAAAGTCGCTCAACCCTTCGGAAACCCTCTTTGTGGTAGACGCCATGACGGGACAGGACGCTGTCAACACAGCCAAGGAATTCAATGAACGCATTGACTTTGATGGCGTGGTACTCACAAAACTCGATGGCGACACGCGTGGCGGTGCAGCCCTCTCTATAAGGACAGTGGTGGACAAACCCATCAAATTCGTCGGAATAGGAGAAAAAATGGATGCACTCAACGTGTTCCACCCGCAGCGCATGGCAGACCGCATCCTCGGAATGGGCGACGTGGTCAGCCTCGTGGAACGCGCACAGCAAGCAATAGACGAAAAAGAGGCAGAAGAACTCGAGAGAAAACTCAGAAAAAATAAATTCGACTTCGAAGACTTCCTCAATCAAATTCAGACCATCAAGAAGATGGGTAACATCAAGGATCTCGTATCAATGATTCCTGGGGTGGGAAAGGCTGTCAAGGATGTGGACATTGACGACAATGCTTTCAAGAGCGTGGAGGCAATCATCCGCTCAATGACGCCGAAAGAACGCAAAGAACCATCACTCCTTGCCAACCAAAGCAGAAAAATCAGAATAGCAAAAGGTAGCGGAACAACCATTCAGGAAGTAAACCGGCTCATCAAGCAGTTCGACGACATGAGAAAGATGATGAAGCAGATGAATGCCATGGATAAAAAAGGCATGATGGGAAAAATGAAAGCCATGAGGCAGATGCAGCAAATGCAGCAGAACGGTCCGAAAATCTAA